One part of the Flavobacterium johnsoniae UW101 genome encodes these proteins:
- a CDS encoding aspartate carbamoyltransferase catalytic subunit, translating into MKELSVDHLLGIKYINENDINLIFETADHFKEVINRPIKKVPSLRDITIANIFFENSTRTKLSFELAQKRLSADVISFSAAQSSVKKGETLIDTVNNILSMKVDMVVMRHSNPGAAYFLSKNVKASIVNAGDGAHEHPTQALLDSYSIREKLGDVAGKKVVIVGDILHSRVALSNIYALQMQGAEVKVCGPKTLIPRYIESLGVTVEPNLRKALEWCDVANMLRVQNERMDVNFFPSTREYAQQYGVDKPLLDSLNKEIVIMHPGPINRGVEITSEVADSDHSVILNQVENGVAIRMAVIYLLASKIQ; encoded by the coding sequence ATGAAAGAATTAAGCGTAGATCATTTATTAGGAATAAAATATATCAATGAGAATGATATTAACCTGATTTTTGAAACGGCAGATCATTTTAAAGAAGTCATTAACCGACCAATTAAAAAAGTTCCTTCATTACGAGATATTACCATTGCCAATATTTTCTTCGAAAACAGTACCAGAACCAAACTCTCTTTCGAATTAGCGCAGAAACGTTTATCTGCTGATGTTATCAGTTTTTCTGCAGCTCAGTCATCGGTTAAAAAAGGAGAAACCCTGATTGATACTGTAAATAATATCCTTTCGATGAAAGTTGATATGGTTGTAATGCGCCACTCCAATCCCGGAGCGGCTTATTTTTTATCTAAAAATGTCAAAGCCAGTATCGTAAACGCCGGAGACGGAGCACACGAACACCCAACACAGGCTTTGTTAGACAGTTATTCTATTAGAGAAAAACTGGGCGATGTAGCCGGAAAAAAAGTAGTTATTGTAGGCGATATTCTACATTCGAGAGTTGCTTTATCTAACATATATGCTTTGCAGATGCAGGGCGCAGAAGTAAAAGTATGCGGACCAAAAACCTTGATTCCAAGATATATCGAATCTCTTGGGGTAACGGTTGAACCAAATTTACGCAAAGCTTTAGAATGGTGCGACGTTGCGAATATGCTTCGTGTACAAAACGAGCGTATGGATGTAAATTTCTTCCCGTCAACACGCGAATATGCACAACAATACGGAGTAGATAAACCGCTTTTGGATTCTCTTAATAAAGAAATCGTAATCATGCACCCGGGACCAATCAACAGAGGAGTAGAGATTACTTCTGAAGTGGCTGATTCTGATCATTCTGTAATCTTAAATCAGGTTGAGAATGGTGTTGCGATTAGAATGGCAGTTATTTATCTTTTGGCTTCTAAGATTCAATAG
- a CDS encoding DUF6891 domain-containing protein: protein MTENEEFIYESIFNQVRMGFLSIDDIKDNIMEEIEDNEFEDEISEEWAFEKIDQEYQKLLAESKQWKSPTDTERLINAFDELCGQNIIALHNAGYTTSDGEYEVVEVERELRENDVTSDGYCFYHEQDLARAVDPENPSLYIAFQKVDNSDDAVTISVGKKVAEVLRNNGFEVKWEETAKRKIEIPGFKWQHIYDEEARDLQDYGEVIDRMTE, encoded by the coding sequence ATGACAGAGAACGAAGAGTTTATTTATGAGTCAATTTTTAATCAGGTAAGAATGGGATTTCTTTCTATTGATGATATTAAAGATAACATCATGGAAGAAATTGAAGATAATGAATTTGAGGACGAAATTTCTGAAGAATGGGCTTTTGAAAAAATCGACCAGGAATACCAAAAGTTACTTGCAGAAAGTAAACAATGGAAAAGCCCCACAGATACTGAAAGGCTTATAAATGCGTTTGATGAATTATGCGGTCAGAATATTATAGCACTTCACAATGCGGGTTACACAACAAGTGACGGCGAATATGAAGTGGTTGAGGTAGAAAGAGAACTTCGAGAAAACGATGTTACATCAGACGGGTACTGTTTTTATCACGAACAAGATTTAGCGAGAGCGGTTGATCCCGAAAATCCAAGTTTGTATATCGCTTTTCAAAAAGTAGACAATTCTGATGATGCAGTAACAATCAGCGTTGGAAAAAAAGTTGCCGAAGTTTTAAGAAACAATGGTTTTGAGGTGAAGTGGGAAGAAACTGCAAAACGAAAAATTGAAATTCCGGGTTTCAAGTGGCAGCACATTTATGATGAAGAAGCAAGAGATCTTCAGGATTACGGTGAGGTTATAGACCGAATGACCGAATAG
- the pyrR gene encoding bifunctional pyr operon transcriptional regulator/uracil phosphoribosyltransferase PyrR: MSQKVLLNSKEVTIILHRLACQLIEKHLDFSNTILVGIQPRGVFLAERLKQILENEYKVPEISLGYLDITFFRDDFRRTDKPLEANKTQINFIVEDKKVIFIDDVLFTGRSIRSALTAIQSFGRPSEIELLVLIDRRFSRHLPIQPDYRGRQVDAINGEKVIVSWKENDGEDVVHLVTN, translated from the coding sequence ATGAGTCAAAAAGTATTACTTAATTCGAAAGAAGTTACTATCATACTCCATCGTTTGGCTTGTCAGTTAATCGAAAAACATCTAGATTTCTCTAATACAATTTTGGTTGGAATTCAGCCGAGAGGTGTTTTTTTAGCTGAACGTTTAAAACAAATATTAGAAAACGAATACAAAGTTCCTGAAATTTCTTTGGGATATTTGGACATCACTTTTTTTAGAGATGATTTCCGTCGTACTGATAAACCGCTTGAAGCCAATAAAACTCAAATCAATTTTATAGTCGAAGACAAAAAAGTCATTTTTATCGATGACGTTTTGTTTACAGGACGAAGCATTCGTTCTGCGCTAACCGCTATTCAATCTTTCGGAAGACCATCTGAAATTGAATTATTGGTTTTAATAGACAGACGTTTCAGCCGTCATTTACCTATTCAGCCAGATTATCGCGGTCGTCAGGTAGATGCTATTAATGGTGAAAAAGTAATTGTAAGCTGGAAAGAAAACGATGGTGAAGATGTTGTTCACCTAGTGACAAATTAG
- a CDS encoding ABC-F family ATP-binding cassette domain-containing protein: protein MLTVNNLSVQFGKRILFDEVNTTFTHGNIYGVIGANGAGKSTFLKVISGDIDPTSGHIHLEPGKRMSVLNQNHNMFDEHTVLETVLMGNKVLYAVKKEMDELYLDYNDANADRIGELQVQFEEMNGWNADSDAAAMLSNLGITEADHYTLMADMEGKMKVRVLLAQALFGNPDLLIMDEPTNDLDFETIAWLENFLANYENTVIVVSHDRHFLDAVCTHISDIDFGKINHYSGNYTFWYESSQLAAKQRAQQNKKAEEKKQELEEFIRRFSANVAKSKQATSRKKMISKLNISEIKPSSRRYPAIIFDQDREAGDQILNVEHLSASVDGEVLFKDVHLNMAKGDKIVLFSKDSRATTAFYEILNGEQKADSGTFDWGITTNQAYLPAENHDFFENDLTLVDWLRQYAKTEEERDEVFIRGFLGKMIFSGEEALKTSRVLSGGEKVRCMLSRMMMERANVLMLDEPTNHLDLESITAFNNSLKNFKGSVIFTTHDHEFAQTVGNRIVELTPNGVIDRYMTFDEYLDDEKIQEQRKKMYNL from the coding sequence ATGTTAACAGTCAATAATTTATCAGTTCAGTTTGGTAAAAGAATTTTATTCGACGAAGTAAATACTACGTTTACTCACGGAAATATTTACGGCGTTATTGGAGCAAATGGTGCAGGAAAATCTACTTTCTTAAAAGTGATTTCGGGCGATATTGATCCAACTTCTGGTCACATTCATTTAGAGCCGGGAAAACGTATGTCGGTTTTAAACCAGAACCACAACATGTTCGACGAGCATACTGTTTTGGAAACCGTTTTAATGGGAAATAAAGTTCTGTACGCTGTTAAAAAAGAAATGGATGAACTTTATTTAGATTATAATGATGCCAATGCAGACAGAATAGGGGAGTTACAAGTTCAGTTTGAAGAAATGAACGGATGGAATGCCGATTCTGATGCTGCAGCGATGTTGTCTAACTTAGGAATCACAGAAGCAGATCATTATACTTTAATGGCCGATATGGAAGGAAAAATGAAAGTACGTGTGCTTTTGGCGCAGGCACTTTTTGGAAATCCTGACTTGCTTATTATGGATGAGCCTACCAACGATTTGGATTTCGAGACAATCGCTTGGTTAGAAAACTTCTTAGCAAACTACGAAAACACTGTAATTGTGGTATCTCACGACCGTCACTTTTTAGATGCGGTTTGTACACATATTTCTGATATTGATTTTGGGAAAATCAATCACTATTCAGGAAACTATACGTTCTGGTACGAGTCCAGCCAATTAGCGGCAAAACAGCGTGCACAGCAAAACAAAAAAGCTGAAGAGAAGAAACAAGAGCTGGAAGAATTTATTCGTCGTTTTAGTGCAAACGTGGCGAAATCGAAACAAGCAACTTCTCGTAAAAAAATGATTTCGAAATTAAATATTTCTGAAATTAAACCTTCAAGCCGTCGTTATCCAGCAATTATCTTCGATCAGGATCGTGAAGCAGGAGATCAGATTTTAAATGTAGAACATTTGTCTGCTTCTGTAGACGGAGAAGTTCTTTTTAAAGATGTGCATTTGAATATGGCAAAAGGCGATAAAATCGTTCTTTTCTCTAAAGATTCACGTGCAACAACTGCTTTCTACGAAATCTTAAACGGAGAACAAAAAGCAGATTCTGGAACTTTCGATTGGGGAATTACAACCAACCAAGCCTATTTACCAGCTGAAAACCATGATTTCTTCGAAAATGATTTAACTTTAGTAGACTGGTTACGTCAGTACGCTAAAACAGAAGAAGAGCGTGATGAGGTATTTATTAGAGGTTTCTTAGGAAAAATGATTTTCTCTGGAGAAGAAGCATTAAAAACGTCTAGGGTTTTATCTGGGGGAGAAAAAGTACGTTGTATGCTTTCTAGAATGATGATGGAGCGTGCAAACGTTTTAATGCTTGATGAGCCAACAAACCACTTAGATTTGGAATCTATTACAGCTTTCAACAACTCATTGAAAAACTTTAAAGGTTCTGTAATCTTTACAACACATGACCACGAGTTCGCGCAGACTGTTGGTAACAGAATCGTAGAATTAACACCAAACGGAGTTATCGATCGTTACATGACATTTGACGAATATCTTGATGATGAAAAAATTCAGGAACAAAGAAAAAAGATGTACAATCTTTAA
- a CDS encoding TlpA family protein disulfide reductase, with amino-acid sequence MQKFISLITLLLIFTISTAQNKFGNPEVDPIQIQKTFQDWSAYNKKIMLSRDFTALDASSKEISKESFLDQLANGNFIPVRLKSEAAIYIYKLFKIQPKSDTSIKATINQIGFDAYKNYKMEGTAFPKFSFKDLDGNLVTNESMKGKIIVIKCWYIHCTPCIREFPQVNKLVSAYKDRKDIVFMSLAEDSPEQLKTFLARKPLLYSVIPNMKDYMNEALQLNSFPTHFILNKEGMIAKVLPNFESLEVALAKESKL; translated from the coding sequence ATGCAGAAATTCATCAGCCTAATTACTCTTCTTTTAATTTTTACAATAAGTACAGCTCAAAATAAATTCGGAAATCCAGAAGTTGATCCAATTCAAATTCAAAAAACTTTCCAAGATTGGTCTGCTTACAATAAAAAAATAATGCTTTCCAGAGATTTTACTGCTTTAGACGCATCTTCAAAAGAAATTTCAAAAGAATCTTTTTTAGATCAGCTGGCTAATGGAAATTTCATCCCGGTTAGATTAAAATCAGAAGCTGCTATTTACATTTATAAGTTATTTAAAATTCAGCCAAAATCAGATACGAGTATAAAAGCAACAATTAATCAAATAGGTTTTGATGCTTACAAAAACTATAAAATGGAAGGAACAGCATTTCCAAAATTCTCTTTTAAAGATTTAGACGGAAATCTGGTAACCAATGAATCCATGAAAGGAAAAATTATCGTTATAAAATGCTGGTACATTCATTGCACGCCATGCATTAGAGAATTTCCGCAAGTAAACAAACTGGTTTCAGCATATAAAGACCGAAAAGATATTGTTTTTATGAGTTTGGCCGAAGATTCACCAGAACAATTAAAAACATTCTTAGCCAGAAAACCTCTCTTGTATTCTGTAATTCCAAACATGAAAGATTACATGAACGAAGCCTTACAGCTCAATTCATTTCCAACACATTTTATTTTAAACAAAGAAGGAATGATTGCAAAAGTGCTCCCAAACTTTGAGAGTCTTGAAGTGGCGCTTGCGAAAGAAAGTAAGCTCTAG
- a CDS encoding helix-turn-helix domain-containing protein produces MDISEETFIINLGTHIRKLREKRGLSQQDLADDCGIPRNQIGRIERAKINTGIKTLIRIANALDIELADLLSFQVK; encoded by the coding sequence ATGGATATTTCAGAAGAAACTTTTATTATAAATCTTGGAACTCACATTAGAAAGTTGCGTGAAAAAAGAGGTTTATCTCAGCAGGATTTGGCTGATGATTGTGGTATTCCTCGAAATCAAATTGGCAGAATTGAAAGAGCTAAAATAAATACAGGTATAAAAACTCTTATTAGAATTGCAAATGCTTTAGATATTGAACTTGCTGATTTGCTCAGTTTTCAAGTAAAATAA
- a CDS encoding DUF3592 domain-containing protein: protein MKIISIIKYLFTAAGLVLLVGTVYLYLDKQAFIKKAEVVQGDVVELVRERSNNSIMYAPVVSFITKEGSKIEITSSVSSNPPSYNVGETVEIMYNPKEPNKANINSFESLWLGVLVMGIFGIIFFLVGFLIILYGIKKQRKKQYLLDNGKRISTTFNEVQLNYNFEVNGRNPYQIKSQWFNIQTNKMYVFESENIWFDPTEFIKTDEIKVLIDPDNPKNYYMDISFLPVMDN from the coding sequence ATGAAAATTATATCAATTATTAAATATTTGTTTACAGCTGCTGGTTTAGTTTTGCTAGTTGGAACAGTTTATCTTTATTTAGATAAACAGGCTTTTATAAAAAAAGCTGAAGTTGTGCAAGGTGATGTCGTTGAATTGGTTAGGGAAAGATCAAATAATTCAATAATGTATGCTCCGGTTGTATCTTTTATTACCAAAGAAGGAAGTAAAATTGAAATTACTTCATCTGTAAGCAGTAATCCGCCGAGTTATAATGTAGGAGAGACTGTAGAAATTATGTATAATCCTAAGGAACCAAACAAAGCAAATATTAATAGTTTTGAATCTTTATGGCTTGGGGTATTAGTTATGGGGATTTTTGGGATTATATTTTTTCTAGTTGGTTTTTTAATTATTTTATATGGAATAAAAAAACAAAGGAAAAAACAATATTTACTTGATAATGGAAAAAGAATTTCAACAACATTTAATGAAGTACAATTAAATTACAATTTTGAAGTAAATGGGAGGAATCCTTATCAAATAAAGAGTCAATGGTTCAATATACAAACGAATAAGATGTATGTTTTTGAAAGTGAAAATATTTGGTTTGATCCAACGGAATTTATAAAAACAGATGAAATTAAAGTTTTGATTGATCCAGATAATCCAAAGAATTACTATATGGATATTTCATTTTTACCAGTTATGGATAATTAA
- the chiA gene encoding T9SS-translocated chitinase ChiA, which yields MKHYYRLLFLLLFPLLASAQPAHGKKVVGYYAQWSIYARDFNVPKIDGSKLTHLNYSFYGTTYDPAHPENTKLKCLDTYADFEHMEGGIPWDAPVKGNFYDLMKLKQKYPHLKILISVGGWTKGQDLSPIAASPVARAALAADMANFIVTYPFIDGFDIDWEYPLSGGTDGTEIVNGMPVPPQKYSPDDNKNLVLLLKAMRQAMPNKLVTIAAGNNVRNVSKQYLGPNNRAQYGMTEDISTYCDYITYFGYDFGGNWYDKTCYNAPLYASGNPNDPLYGATQSESLDELTNQYLNVIGFPANKLIMGLPFYGKKFDNVAANSTNGLFVAAPRYIVPGCTNPQNPTGTWDGSGACEKSGSIEICDLVGNPVTNSHAYLDPNTMMVTPSAASAGWVRYFDNTTKVPYLYNSTLKQFISYEDKQSMDLKVQYIKSRNLAGGMIWELSQDTRGSIPNSLLNQVDTSFGSVVPGTVSISGSVKNGSALVTDVTVELRNASNAVIQTVVSANGNFAFNNLTSGQNYSLTALKATYTFTPVTLVNVTVNQTAVVINGTQPTYTVSGTVLDGSTPVSGVTVTAVSGSTTLTAVSNASGVYSIAGLTAGLNFTVTAAKSGFSYAPASTVYNAIDSNKTLNFTQGAPVVNYTVSGTVLNSTTPVSGVTVTASFTGGSYAAVTNASGTYSLSLPSGGNYTVTAALTGQTFTPASTVYSNLNANKTLNFTQDVVVSTSKISGTVKNGTNPVAGAKVELVLPWTDNTHNWKSVIATTDAQGKYSFDNSVVDGYTQVLSLKLNSWQNGEVAYYPNNLANFAVPANPTVYNFNTSSTAKSALAAAANLISGTVKNGTTPVAGAKVEIVLPWTDNTHNWKSVLATTDASGNYSFDNSVVAGYTQILSLKLNGWENGDVTYYPNNLANFAVPTTPTIYNFNRQAVVATKPVVTITAPTASAIAINLGSAINFVASVGLSAVDATTISSVVFSLDGQSLSTANSSGTYTAAWTPAANQFSLSHTLTVTATASNGTTDSKTYSFTLTCSGANCPNALPVITWNSPSNTTVYQNTFQVVPISVTAVDSDGTVSGVTITINGGTFNMTAGTNNTYTYNFTPSAYQDYPVVIKATDNKSGVTTLNNTIKIATVSTNRFIPLPSKIILGYAHSWENAGAPFLYFSQMVGSKFNVVDYSFVETVNRDGYTPILTTNDTRYLTNGVFNKQLLKNDIKSLRDSGVPVIVSIGGQNGHVVLDNVTQKNIFVNGLKAIIDEYQFDGVDIDFEGGSMNFNAGGLRDISYAGISAYPRLKNVVDAFKELKAYYGPGFLLTAAPETQYVQGGYTTYTDTFGSFLPIIQNLRNELDLLAVQLYNTGGENGLDGQYYGTAKKSNMVTALTDMVIKGYNIASTGMRFDGLPASKVLIALPACPSAAGSGYLTPTEGINAMHYLRTGTTFSGRTYTMQPGGPYPSLRGLMTWSVNWDASSCGNSSELSKAYAAYFASQTAAKTLVLDDISAKSNATIAYFKNNALSVTNENEDIAQVDVFNVLGQNLVSHRNVQNNKEVLLHNQSFSSKQLFLVVVTDKAGNKKSFKVMNFLN from the coding sequence ATGAAACATTATTACAGATTACTCTTTTTGTTATTGTTTCCCTTACTCGCGTCGGCGCAGCCAGCCCACGGGAAAAAAGTAGTGGGGTATTATGCGCAATGGTCTATCTATGCAAGGGATTTTAATGTCCCGAAGATCGACGGAAGTAAATTGACGCATTTAAATTATTCTTTTTATGGGACAACTTATGATCCTGCCCATCCGGAGAATACAAAATTAAAATGTTTGGATACCTATGCCGATTTTGAGCATATGGAAGGCGGAATTCCGTGGGATGCTCCGGTAAAAGGAAACTTTTATGATTTAATGAAGCTTAAACAAAAGTACCCGCACTTAAAAATTTTAATATCTGTAGGAGGCTGGACAAAAGGCCAGGATCTTTCTCCAATTGCTGCCAGTCCGGTAGCAAGAGCTGCATTAGCCGCAGATATGGCAAATTTCATTGTGACTTATCCGTTTATTGATGGTTTCGACATCGATTGGGAATATCCTCTTTCTGGCGGAACAGACGGAACAGAAATAGTAAATGGAATGCCGGTTCCTCCACAAAAATACAGCCCTGATGACAACAAAAATTTGGTGCTTTTATTAAAAGCCATGCGTCAGGCAATGCCAAATAAACTGGTTACTATTGCGGCAGGAAACAATGTTAGAAATGTTTCTAAACAATACTTAGGGCCAAATAACAGAGCACAATACGGAATGACAGAAGATATTTCAACGTATTGTGATTATATCACGTATTTCGGATATGATTTTGGCGGTAACTGGTACGACAAAACCTGCTACAATGCGCCTTTATATGCCAGCGGAAACCCAAATGATCCGTTGTATGGAGCGACACAATCAGAATCATTAGATGAATTAACAAATCAATATTTAAACGTAATTGGTTTCCCTGCTAATAAGTTAATTATGGGACTGCCTTTTTACGGAAAAAAATTCGATAACGTTGCTGCAAACTCAACAAACGGATTGTTTGTTGCAGCGCCGCGATATATAGTTCCGGGATGTACAAATCCACAAAACCCAACAGGAACATGGGATGGTTCTGGAGCTTGTGAAAAATCAGGAAGTATCGAAATCTGTGATTTAGTCGGAAATCCGGTTACCAATTCACACGCTTATCTTGATCCAAATACTATGATGGTAACACCATCTGCAGCTTCGGCAGGATGGGTAAGATATTTTGATAATACGACTAAAGTTCCTTATTTATACAACTCGACTTTAAAACAGTTTATTTCTTATGAAGATAAGCAGTCAATGGATTTAAAAGTTCAGTATATAAAATCGAGAAATCTGGCCGGAGGTATGATTTGGGAATTATCTCAGGATACCAGAGGTTCAATTCCAAATTCATTATTAAACCAGGTTGATACTTCTTTTGGAAGCGTTGTTCCGGGAACAGTAAGTATTTCTGGTTCTGTAAAAAACGGATCAGCTTTAGTTACAGATGTTACAGTTGAATTACGAAATGCAAGTAATGCTGTTATTCAGACAGTAGTTTCTGCTAACGGAAATTTTGCATTCAATAATTTAACTTCGGGTCAAAATTATAGCCTAACGGCTTTAAAAGCTACTTATACATTTACGCCTGTAACTTTAGTAAATGTTACAGTAAACCAGACAGCAGTTGTTATTAACGGAACTCAGCCAACATATACCGTTAGCGGAACAGTTCTTGACGGATCAACTCCGGTTTCGGGCGTAACTGTTACGGCAGTTTCAGGAAGTACAACATTAACAGCAGTTTCAAACGCAAGCGGTGTTTACAGCATTGCAGGTTTAACAGCAGGTTTAAACTTTACTGTTACAGCTGCAAAATCAGGATTCTCTTATGCTCCGGCTTCAACAGTTTATAATGCAATCGATTCAAACAAAACTTTGAATTTTACTCAAGGTGCTCCAGTTGTTAATTATACTGTAAGCGGTACGGTTTTAAATAGTACAACTCCAGTTTCTGGTGTAACTGTTACAGCTTCTTTTACAGGAGGAAGTTATGCAGCGGTTACAAATGCAAGCGGAACGTATTCACTTAGTCTTCCTTCTGGCGGCAATTATACAGTAACAGCTGCTTTAACAGGACAGACCTTTACACCGGCTTCTACAGTGTATTCTAATTTGAATGCCAATAAAACATTGAATTTTACACAAGATGTTGTAGTAAGCACAAGTAAAATCAGCGGAACAGTTAAAAACGGAACAAATCCGGTTGCAGGTGCAAAAGTAGAACTGGTTTTACCATGGACAGATAACACACACAATTGGAAAAGTGTTATTGCAACAACAGATGCACAAGGAAAATACAGTTTTGACAATTCTGTTGTAGACGGTTACACACAGGTTTTGAGTTTGAAGTTAAACTCTTGGCAAAATGGAGAAGTTGCCTATTACCCAAATAATCTGGCAAACTTTGCAGTTCCTGCAAATCCAACAGTTTATAACTTTAATACAAGTTCTACAGCAAAATCAGCATTGGCTGCAGCCGCAAATTTAATCAGCGGTACTGTTAAAAACGGAACAACTCCGGTTGCAGGCGCAAAAGTAGAAATCGTTTTACCTTGGACAGATAATACACATAACTGGAAAAGTGTTTTAGCAACAACAGATGCATCAGGAAATTACAGCTTTGATAATTCAGTTGTAGCAGGTTATACACAAATTTTAAGTTTGAAATTAAATGGATGGGAAAATGGTGATGTGACTTATTATCCAAATAACTTAGCCAACTTTGCAGTTCCAACAACACCAACTATTTATAATTTTAATAGACAAGCTGTAGTTGCGACTAAACCAGTGGTTACCATTACAGCACCAACTGCTTCGGCGATTGCTATAAATTTAGGATCAGCAATTAATTTTGTTGCAAGTGTTGGATTAAGTGCTGTTGATGCTACTACAATCTCATCAGTTGTATTTAGTTTAGATGGGCAAAGCTTAAGTACGGCCAATTCTTCGGGAACTTATACAGCAGCCTGGACACCAGCAGCAAATCAGTTTTCGCTTTCTCATACCTTAACCGTTACAGCTACTGCGTCAAACGGAACAACAGATTCAAAAACGTATAGTTTTACATTAACTTGTTCTGGTGCAAACTGCCCAAATGCATTACCTGTAATTACTTGGAATTCACCATCAAATACTACAGTATACCAAAATACTTTTCAGGTTGTGCCAATTTCAGTTACAGCTGTTGACAGCGACGGAACAGTTTCGGGTGTTACTATTACAATAAATGGAGGCACATTTAATATGACAGCAGGCACAAATAATACTTACACGTATAATTTCACGCCATCTGCTTATCAGGATTATCCGGTTGTAATTAAAGCAACCGATAATAAATCTGGTGTAACTACATTAAACAATACTATTAAAATTGCGACAGTAAGCACTAATAGATTCATCCCGCTTCCTTCTAAAATTATTTTAGGATATGCACATTCTTGGGAAAATGCTGGTGCTCCATTCTTATATTTTTCTCAAATGGTAGGAAGTAAGTTTAACGTAGTAGATTATTCTTTCGTTGAAACAGTTAATCGTGATGGTTATACACCAATATTAACTACAAATGACACTAGATATTTGACCAATGGTGTTTTCAATAAGCAATTATTGAAAAACGATATAAAATCCTTAAGAGACAGCGGCGTTCCTGTTATTGTTTCTATTGGAGGGCAGAATGGTCATGTTGTTTTAGACAATGTAACTCAAAAAAATATTTTTGTTAATGGTCTAAAAGCAATTATTGACGAGTATCAATTTGACGGAGTTGATATTGACTTTGAAGGCGGATCGATGAATTTTAATGCAGGAGGTTTAAGAGATATTTCTTATGCGGGGATTTCTGCTTATCCAAGATTAAAAAACGTTGTTGATGCTTTCAAAGAATTAAAAGCCTACTATGGCCCTGGATTTTTATTAACTGCTGCTCCGGAAACACAATATGTACAAGGAGGTTATACTACTTATACAGATACTTTTGGTTCCTTCCTGCCAATCATTCAAAACTTACGTAATGAATTGGATTTGTTAGCGGTGCAATTGTATAACACAGGAGGAGAAAACGGACTAGATGGACAATATTATGGTACAGCTAAAAAATCAAACATGGTAACAGCCTTGACTGATATGGTGATAAAAGGGTATAACATTGCTTCAACAGGAATGCGTTTTGATGGGTTGCCGGCTTCAAAAGTTCTTATTGCATTACCAGCGTGTCCAAGTGCAGCAGGAAGCGGTTATTTAACACCAACAGAAGGAATTAATGCTATGCATTATTTAAGAACCGGAACCACTTTTTCTGGAAGAACATATACTATGCAGCCAGGCGGACCATATCCTTCTCTGAGAGGTTTAATGACTTGGTCTGTAAACTGGGATGCTTCTTCTTGCGGTAATTCATCTGAATTATCTAAAGCTTATGCAGCTTATTTCGCATCACAAACAGCAGCAAAAACATTGGTTCTTGATGATATTTCTGCAAAAAGTAATGCAACGATAGCTTATTTTAAAAACAATGCATTATCTGTTACAAACGAAAACGAAGACATTGCTCAGGTTGATGTATTCAATGTTTTAGGACAAAACTTAGTAAGTCACAGAAATGTTCAAAATAATAAAGAAGTACTGCTTCACAATCAGAGTTTCTCATCTAAACAATTGTTTTTAGTTGTGGTAACAGACAAAGCAGGAAACAAAAAATCATTTAAAGTAATGAACTTTTTAAACTAA